The Rubripirellula reticaptiva DNA window TCGCGTGCATTACATTGTTATTCCGCGTATTTCGCAATCGGAGGGCACTGTGCGAGCCTCTCCAGGTCATGGGCAACAAACCTTATCTACGACTTCCCAATCGTGATTAATGTTTTTCATAAGAAGTGAGTGGTCGATCTGTGCGCTTCCAATCGGGAAAATTGAATCATTCGAAAAGAGACTAGAGGACGCCTTGATCACATTCAGTGGCGATACTTTCCAGTTCGTGGTGTTTAACTTGACTCCTTGGTGAGTTCCTTTTTTACCGTCGCTGCTGGGCGAATAGCCAACATTGTCTTTCTCAAAAAAATCAGACGCTTCTTCGATCGTTGAAAACACTGAGTCGGCTGGAAACTTTGCGTTTACTTCGTCAACCAAAACGTCAACTGAGTCATCGTTAGTCGTAAATGAAACGTGGTAGCTGTTCTCCGTCTCATCGACGGTAAACTTTGAAAAAGTTAGATTGCCAGGGAAGACTTTCCCGCCGCCGAAGGCATGTAGCTTAGAGTTCGTGAACCGTTGTTTCACGTAGATACCAGTGTGGCGGGTTCCATCCACCGTCCACTCGACACAAAAGCGATGCGTTCCGTTTTCGGATGACGTTCCAAAGAGCCTGGGAAGCCATGCAGGTCTCATGTCCGTAAACCGAATGAGGCAAATGCCTCCGAGCGCGTGGCCGCCAAATAATCTTGGTAAAAAAGGCGGTGGCAGAATTTTGCTTACACACTCCGGATCGAGGCGATAAATTACCAGAACTCTGCGGTCGATAACGCCTTTCATGATTTTGAGCATGCATCTGACTCCGATTTGCGTTTTACGGGATAGTTGGTGCGCGGGGAATGCGAACTAGCATTTTTCTTCGCACGCTCTTGTTTAATTGAGGTACTGGAGCGGAACGTCCGCCATCACCGGGTGGCGGGAAACATGGTAATTTCAGGAAAACGTGACCACCGCCACTCCGGTGCATGGCATGGTTCGCCGCAGTCTCGAGCAGAGGCGAAGACCGGTGTCATCAAGAGTCAGCATGCGAGAAGCATAATCAGGATCCAGGGAGCCACGAAGAAAGCAACGCCTGACCCAACGAAAAATATTATACCGGGACGAACGCGCCGAGATTGCCAATGCCAGGCGGAGAAGAGCAATCCGATCCCGCAGGCAAAGACCAGCATTATCACGGCAACAACGTAGGGCGGCAGACGACCGGCGTCCGGTGAGATGAAACGTGTGTTTTGGTATCCACTGAAAGCGGAAATGGAAAGCAAAGCGAGACCTAGGATGCTGGAAAGCCAGAACATGAAAACGCAAGCTACTGAACGACGCGGAGAATCAGATTTGCTCGCGTTTGGCGGTGAGTAGGGGTTTTCAGTCATTTAGGTGGGCATTGGATGTGCTTGTCGGCGAACGGTGGCCATCACCGGGTGGCGGCGGTTGACGTGATTTCAAAAAAACGTAACCACCGCCACTCCGGTGCATGGCATGGTTATCGGCATTTATCGACGGGCGTTGATCGAGTGCCGGGCAGTGGCAACCACGTCGCCACAGCTTAACGGGCATTGGTTCACGCGGCAAGCAATCGGGCGTTGACCGGGTCGGCAAGTAAACGGGCATTATCGTCCGACGGTGCTTGTTGACGGTGAACGAAGGATCGAAAACGCTGTCGTTGGATCAGCAAACGAAGACAGCGAACACGTTCAAGAATTGCGAGCGGCTTGGAGGGAGGAAAGCGCAAGCGGAGGATCAATACGTTTGAATCGCAGATTCGCTAACGCAAATGCCGAACGACAACTTTCCAATCGGGCGTTGCAGTAATCGTTTGTGCAAGCAAATAAGCGGAACATCTGCGGAGTCAGTCCGATAACGCTGGTGATCAGCGGGTCGGGAGGTTCGACGTGATCTTTGCGAAAACCGTGCAAGCCCGACTCCGTTGAATCACTTGGTTATCGGCTTTTGTGAATTCAAATCCGAAACGCAACATTTGGACGGCGCTCGAAGGTATTCGCTGGTGTTCGGAATTGGAGTCTTAGGCGAGGTCGGTTATTCAATGCGGTGATCGCCTTCTGGACGGCTTGATAACTAATATAGCCGTAGTGAAGATGCTTGGGGAAGTATTGTCGAATCAGGCCGTTGGTGTTTTCGTTCGTGCCGCGCTGGCCACTGTTGTACGGATCGCAGAAGTAGATCCGCACACCCAACGCTTTGGCGATCTTCCTGGTGTAGGTGAATTCGACTCCATTGTCGAATGTCATCGAGAGTACCTTCTTTGGGTCAATGCCCTCAAACATCTTGATGATTCCTTCAGCGACACGACCTGCCGTCTTGTCCGATACGCGTCGAATCAGCGTGTACCCGCTACGACGATCCACGGCTGTGATCAGATAGCCGCTGGTCTTCGCGCAAGTCATCAGATCAACCTCCCAGTCGCCCAGACGACCTCGCCGATTGATGATCGCCAACCGCTCGTGAATTGACAGCCCATGCTTGTGCTTGTTCGCCACGAAACCAGGCGGTGCATTGCGATTCCGACGTCCACGACGCCGCATTGCCAAGCGATGAGGATGATCCTTGTCGAGATCACCGAGGTAGTTGTAGATCGTCTGGTGACTGACAGATGACTGGCAGACGCTTTTCTTCAGGTGACCGGCAATCTGCGCAGGCGACCAGTTCATCGCTAGCTTGGAATGAACATGTTCCATCAACGCGACGTCGTTCCGCTTCGGCCGAGGCGCGGAATCCAGGCGGCGGCGTTTCACTGTTCTTTGGGCGCATCCGGCATCATAACTTCGATGGCACGAACTGTTTCGCTTGATCTCCCGCCCGATCGTTGACCGGTGCCGATCAAGCTTCCTAGCAATCGCAGCTGGCGAATGACCGCGGCCAAGAAGAAATTGAATGTTAGCGCGGTCTACGTAGTTAAGATGTCTCATGGCGGGTCGCTCGTTCGCTGGTGCTTGGGGGTTGAATACCAAGCAGTTTGCTTCGAGCGGCTCGCCTTTCAATCGCATCCGAAAATACGATTTTCTAAAAAAGTCAAATGTTGCGTTTCGGATTTGAATTCACACTGTATGGACGGGCGTTGATCGATCGTTGGGCAGTGGTAACCACGCCGCAACAGTTTAGCGGGCGTCGATTCGTGCGGCAAGCAATTGGGCATTGATCGCGTCGGCAAGCAAAACGGTGTCGTCGTCCGGCAGCGCGTGTTGTCCGCAAACGAAGAATCAAAAACGTTACGGTGCCATCAACAAACGCCAACAGCAAACACCGGTTCGGC harbors:
- a CDS encoding DUF2071 domain-containing protein — its product is MLKIMKGVIDRRVLVIYRLDPECVSKILPPPFLPRLFGGHALGGICLIRFTDMRPAWLPRLFGTSSENGTHRFCVEWTVDGTRHTGIYVKQRFTNSKLHAFGGGKVFPGNLTFSKFTVDETENSYHVSFTTNDDSVDVLVDEVNAKFPADSVFSTIEEASDFFEKDNVGYSPSSDGKKGTHQGVKLNTTNWKVSPLNVIKASSSLFSNDSIFPIGSAQIDHSLLMKNINHDWEVVDKVCCP
- a CDS encoding IS30 family transposase, with the protein product MRLKGEPLEANCLVFNPQAPANERPAMRHLNYVDRANIQFLLGRGHSPAAIARKLDRHRSTIGREIKRNSSCHRSYDAGCAQRTVKRRRLDSAPRPKRNDVALMEHVHSKLAMNWSPAQIAGHLKKSVCQSSVSHQTIYNYLGDLDKDHPHRLAMRRRGRRNRNAPPGFVANKHKHGLSIHERLAIINRRGRLGDWEVDLMTCAKTSGYLITAVDRRSGYTLIRRVSDKTAGRVAEGIIKMFEGIDPKKVLSMTFDNGVEFTYTRKIAKALGVRIYFCDPYNSGQRGTNENTNGLIRQYFPKHLHYGYISYQAVQKAITALNNRPRLRLQFRTPANTFERRPNVAFRI